A region of Heteronotia binoei isolate CCM8104 ecotype False Entrance Well chromosome 2, APGP_CSIRO_Hbin_v1, whole genome shotgun sequence DNA encodes the following proteins:
- the LOC132567311 gene encoding olfactory receptor class A-like protein 1 produces MQVWFILNMLAFVSLDVIGIPGNLAILYAFINAICQQSFTPSEIILGKLSLANLLVILTRGVPLTLRTLGVHTMHDSLSCGITLYIYCVSRAMSISLTSMLGCFHCLVIVPRPPRCLQLGYSLLERPAIVMVSLWCFNVLVCCTRLLYSMPRTDTNCTKEEITVIYDFCCVVFPSHLLYFGNGVIFVTRDMFFLSLMTISSGYLLFLLWKHGEMMKHLPMLQIKQAELHAAKSVTCLLVIYLFSFGLDSIFWMFNLCVSPVSLQFADARLFFDSCYSAISPVLVILRNRKIQASLKCALGNCELLTRNHSSKNIQGLTNGKICNS; encoded by the coding sequence ATGCAAGTCTGGTTCATCTTGAACATGCTTGCCTTTGTTTCACTAGACGTGATAGGCATTCCTGGGAATCTAGCCATCCTCTATGCCTTCATCAATGCCATCTGCCAGCAGAGCTTCACTCCCAGTGAAATCATCCTGGGCAAGCTTTctcttgccaacctcctggttaTCCTGACACGGGGAGTCCCACTCACTCTCCGAACCCTTGGAGTCCACACTATGCATGACAGCTTGAGCTGTGGTATCACCCTCTACATTTACTGTGTAAGCAGGGCCATGAGCATCTCCTTAACATCCATGCTGGGCTGTTTCCATTGTCTCGTCATTGTCCCACGTCCTCCCAGGTGTTTGCAACTGGGGTACAGCCTCTTAGAGAGACCCGCTATTGTCATGGTCTCTCTTTGGTGTTTCAATGTACTAGTTTGCTGTACCCGTTTGCTTTATTCTATGCCACGCACTGATACCAACTGTACCAAGGAGGAAATCACAGTAATATATGACTTCTGCTGTGTAGTGTTTCCTAGCCACCTCTTGTACTTTGGAAATGGAGTGATATTTGTCACCCGAGACATGTTCTTTCTCAGCTTGATGACTATCTCTAGTGGCTACCTGCTCTTTCTGTTATGGAAACATGGGGAAATGATGAAACATTTGCCCATGCTACAAATTAAACAGGCAGAGCTCCATGCAGCAAAATCAGTAACATGCTTGCTGGTCATATACCTTTTCAGCTTTGGACTGGACAGCATCTTCTGGATGTTCAACCTTTGCGTGTCTCCTGTCTCACTGCAGTTTGCAGATGCACGCCTGTTTTTTGACTCTTGCTACTCAGCCATAAGTCCAGTGTTGGTTATCCTGAGAAACAGAAAGATTCAAGCTAGCTTAAAATGTGCTCTTGGGAACTGTGAGTTACTGACTAGAAACCACTCATCCAAGAACATCCAGGGACTAACAAATGGGAAGATTTGCAATTCGTAA